Genomic DNA from Rhodoferax mekongensis:
TGAGGGGGACGTGATCGGGGTTCTGCAGTTGATCAATGCTACGGATCCTGTCACCGGGCAGGTGCGCAGCTTCAGCACCTCAGACCAGAGCCTGGCAGAGTCTTTGGCGTCCCAAGCGGCAATTGCCATTACCAATCGCGGGCTGATGACGCAGCTGGAGTCGCTGTTTGAGTCGTTTATCAGCCTGATTAACGTGGCGATCGATGAAAAGTCCCATTACACCGGAGGTCATTGTGAGCGCGTACCCGCGCTGACCATGATGTTGGCTGAAGCGGTGGATCAGACCCGTGATGGGCCATTGGCCGTCTTCCAGATGGGGGAACGGGATCGCTACGAACTCAAGATTGCAGGTTTGCTGCACGATTGCGGCAAAGTCACCACGCCGGTGCACGTGGTGGATAAAGCCACCAAACTACAAACCCTGTTTGACCGCATTGCGCTGGTGGATACGCGGTTTGAGGTCATCAAAAGAGATCGTGAGCTAGAGGCCTTGCGCGCCCAATTGGCGCTTCGCGATGTCAAAGACCCGGACGCGGAGGCAGCCCTGATGGCCGAAGCACGTGCTGATATCGACGCGTGGGATGCCGACCGTGAGTTTTTGCGTCAAACCAATCGTGGAACCGAGTACATGAGCGATGCGGCAGTGCAGCGCGTGCGTTCCATTGGTACTCAGACTAGCTGGCGCACCCCGGAGGGCGTGGAATCCGAGTTTCTGTCGGCCGATGAGATGGAGAACCTCTGTATCCGTGGCGGCACGTTGACTGCTGCGGAACGGGAGATCATCAACCACCATATCGTGGCCACCATCAAAATGCTGGAGCAGCTGCCATGGCCCAAACATCTGCGCAATGTGCCGGAATATGCGGGTGGCCACCATGAGCGTATGGATGGCAAAGGCTACCCCAAGGGCCTGACGCGGGAACAGATGTCTGTCCAGGCGCGCATCATGGGAATCGCCGATATATTTGAAGCCTTGACTGCCAAAGACCGACCCTACAAGCCGGGGATGAAGCTCTCACAGGCCATGCAGATCATGACCAAGTTTCGGGATACCGGGCATATCGACCCCGATTTGTTTGACGTGTTCGTGAAGGAGCGCGTTTATTTGCGCTACGCCGAGCAATTCCTGGATCCGTGGCAGATCGATGACGTGGAGCCGGCAGCCAGCTAGGACATGGGCCCGCAAGCTCCGGGGGGAAGTCGGCTGAACACCGCGTCACCTCCGGTGGCTGGAACTCGCAAGCGCAGAACTTCCGCCCGGTGGTAAGCACCATGGATATGCCAATCACTCAGTACCCAACGCGTCTGCCCATCAGGCAGTGTGTGGGTTGCGGGGCGGTGGGTGTGGCCGTGAATCATGACGTCTCCTGACGCCGATTTCAGCAGCTCGCAAGCGGCAAATTCATCCACATCCGCATATTCAAACCCGGAGGTTTTTTGTGCTTCGCTGCGTGCGCGGATGTCAGCAGCGATGTGCTGCCGTTCCGACAGAGGTTTGGATAGAAATTCCCGCTGCCATGCGTCAGAGCGCACCATGCTGCGGAAGACTTGGTAGTCTTTGTCGTCCAGGCACAAAGCATCGCCGTGAGTCAAAACCGTCCGTTTGCCTGCAAAGTGCAAGGTGCTCGGGTCTTGTAGCAGTGTGGCGTTAGCGGCCTGTGCGAGCCGTGCGCCCATCAAGAAATCCCGATTGCCGTGCAGTAAGTAGACAGGCAGACGCGTTGCCGTTAGCCTGATCGTCTCTGCGCAAGCGGCTTCAAAGGTTTCCGGGTTATCCAGCACATCGTCACCCACCCAGACTTCAAACAGGTCGCCAAGAATGAACAAGGCATCTGCGGTGGTGTTTTGCATGAACTGCACCCAAAGCGCATGGGTGCCGGGCTCGGATGCTTGGAGGTGGAGATCAGAAATGAAATCCACTTGCCGCCAGTGGAGCGGGGCGTTCAGTTCCACTGGCGGCATGAGGTTTACAGCGCGACGGCTTTTTCGATGATGACGTCTTCTTTGGGCACGTCATCATGGAAACCCTTGCGACCGGTTTTGACGGCCTTGATTTTGTCGACCACATCGGTGCCGGCTACTACTTTGCCGAAGACTGCGTAGCCCCAACCTTGCATGCTGGGGGCGGTGTGGTTCAAAAAGCCGTTGTCTGCAACGTTGATGAAGAACTGGGCAGTTGCGGAGTGCGGATCGCCAGTGCGGGCCATTGCCACGGTGTAGATGGCGTTTTTGAGGCCGTTGTTGGCTTCGTTTTCGATGGGAGCATCCGTGGACTTTTGGGCCATGCCGGGCTCCATGCCGCCGCCTTGGATCATGAATCCGGGGATTACACGGTGGAAGATGGTGTTGTTGTAGTGCCCCTTGTTCACGTAGGCCAGAAAGTTGGAGGTGGACTTGGGTGCTTTGTCTTGGTCCAGCTCAAGGGTGATGACACCGTAGCCGGCGATATGGAGTTCGACTTGAGGATTGCTCATGATTTAGGGAGCCAATGTGGCTGAGTTGATAACGATGGGGGTTTGAGGGACGTCCTGGTACATGCCGGCACTGGTCGTGGGCACTGTACGGATCTTGTCGATGGTGTCCATGCCTTGAATCACCTTTCCGAATACGGTGTACCCGTAACCATCCGGACGTGGTGCATT
This window encodes:
- a CDS encoding peptidylprolyl isomerase yields the protein MSNPQVELHIAGYGVITLELDQDKAPKSTSNFLAYVNKGHYNNTIFHRVIPGFMIQGGGMEPGMAQKSTDAPIENEANNGLKNAIYTVAMARTGDPHSATAQFFINVADNGFLNHTAPSMQGWGYAVFGKVVAGTDVVDKIKAVKTGRKGFHDDVPKEDVIIEKAVAL
- a CDS encoding UDP-2,3-diacylglucosamine diphosphatase; protein product: MPPVELNAPLHWRQVDFISDLHLQASEPGTHALWVQFMQNTTADALFILGDLFEVWVGDDVLDNPETFEAACAETIRLTATRLPVYLLHGNRDFLMGARLAQAANATLLQDPSTLHFAGKRTVLTHGDALCLDDKDYQVFRSMVRSDAWQREFLSKPLSERQHIAADIRARSEAQKTSGFEYADVDEFAACELLKSASGDVMIHGHTHRPATHTLPDGQTRWVLSDWHIHGAYHRAEVLRLRVPATGGDAVFSRLPPGACGPMS
- a CDS encoding HD domain-containing phosphohydrolase, coding for MDSVDDLLRRLEQLNEIGTALSRERDIARLLDSILLAAKSITHADAGTLYRVTDDRTALRFEIIRTASLNMAMGGVSGKPIDFPDLPLHGVDGRPNDSLVAAYSALHNQTVNIADAYTAAEFDFSGTRRFDERTGYRSQSFLTVPMKDHEGDVIGVLQLINATDPVTGQVRSFSTSDQSLAESLASQAAIAITNRGLMTQLESLFESFISLINVAIDEKSHYTGGHCERVPALTMMLAEAVDQTRDGPLAVFQMGERDRYELKIAGLLHDCGKVTTPVHVVDKATKLQTLFDRIALVDTRFEVIKRDRELEALRAQLALRDVKDPDAEAALMAEARADIDAWDADREFLRQTNRGTEYMSDAAVQRVRSIGTQTSWRTPEGVESEFLSADEMENLCIRGGTLTAAEREIINHHIVATIKMLEQLPWPKHLRNVPEYAGGHHERMDGKGYPKGLTREQMSVQARIMGIADIFEALTAKDRPYKPGMKLSQAMQIMTKFRDTGHIDPDLFDVFVKERVYLRYAEQFLDPWQIDDVEPAAS